The following are encoded in a window of Spiroplasma tabanidicola genomic DNA:
- a CDS encoding HAD-IIB family hydrolase has protein sequence MSSFKKIVCSDLDGTIITKENELLKETKKDIQAFMIETNNAFSVVTGRQFFSSKNHIKDIGVTLPVITINGSSLIDPVSETLIDSLHFNKEEYFKILDIMLKHNIRFSVVNDFQIFCLKTSIWNKHFRRDKFKNSNIDENIYHLYDDFNELYQGIKKDCKYYNSVFIEYETKQEFDEIEKLFESYNFSKLTFAYFDQPTIEYFKPNVNKLSGLKMLANYLKVDLQDIYVFGDQVNDIPMFKGLKNNFAVGNAVPEIISIANEIIDNINNNGVGKKLIELKEKNIF, from the coding sequence ATGTCAAGTTTTAAAAAAATAGTTTGTTCAGATTTGGATGGAACTATTATTACAAAAGAAAATGAACTTTTAAAAGAAACAAAAAAAGATATTCAAGCATTTATGATAGAAACTAATAATGCATTTAGTGTCGTAACAGGAAGACAATTTTTTTCATCAAAAAATCATATTAAAGATATTGGTGTAACTTTACCTGTTATTACAATTAATGGATCATCATTAATTGATCCGGTTAGCGAAACATTAATAGATTCATTACATTTTAATAAAGAAGAATATTTTAAAATATTAGATATTATGTTAAAACATAATATTAGATTTAGTGTAGTAAATGACTTTCAAATATTTTGTTTAAAAACTTCAATTTGAAATAAACACTTTAGAAGAGATAAGTTTAAAAATAGTAATATTGATGAAAATATTTATCATTTGTATGATGATTTTAATGAACTATATCAAGGAATCAAAAAAGATTGTAAATATTATAATTCAGTGTTTATTGAGTATGAAACAAAACAAGAGTTTGATGAAATTGAAAAATTATTTGAAAGTTATAACTTTAGTAAATTAACTTTTGCTTATTTTGATCAACCAACAATTGAATACTTTAAACCAAATGTAAATAAATTAAGTGGTTTAAAAATGCTTGCAAATTATTTAAAAGTTGATTTACAAGATATTTATGTATTTGGTGACCAAGTAAATGATATTCCAATGTTTAAGGGTTTAAAAAATAATTTTGCAGTAGGAAATGCTGTTCCTGAAATTATAAGTATTGCAAATGAAATAATAGATAATATTAATAATAATGGAGTAGGAAAAAAATTAATAGAGTTAAAAGAAAAAAACATTTTTTAA
- a CDS encoding aldo/keto reductase — MSILKKDIKFNNGLNIPQMGLGTYQLKEKDEIFEAVQAAIEAGYRHIDTAMIYKNQKAVGEAIKSTRVKREDIFITSKIWNSSHAYEDTKKEIDVILNELGIEYIDLLLIHWPTPKRLECWKALEEAVIEGKVKSIGVSNFLVEHLEELLKVAKIKPVINQFELHPALTCKELVDYCKKHEIVVESWGTLIRGKCFEVEQLNQLAKKYNKSEAQICLKWAELNDYVIIPKSSKKQRVIENANIDDFTLTKEDLDLIATIKEQRDGPDPSNFNF, encoded by the coding sequence ATGAGCATTCTAAAAAAAGATATAAAATTCAACAATGGATTGAATATTCCACAAATGGGTCTTGGAACTTATCAGTTAAAAGAAAAAGATGAAATCTTTGAAGCTGTGCAAGCGGCAATTGAAGCAGGGTATCGTCATATTGATACAGCAATGATTTATAAAAACCAAAAAGCAGTAGGGGAAGCTATCAAAAGTACAAGAGTAAAAAGAGAAGACATCTTTATTACTTCAAAAATTTGAAATAGCTCACATGCTTATGAAGATACTAAAAAAGAAATTGATGTAATCTTAAATGAATTAGGTATTGAATATATTGATTTATTATTAATTCATTGACCAACACCAAAAAGACTAGAGTGTTGAAAAGCTTTAGAAGAAGCTGTAATAGAAGGAAAGGTAAAATCAATTGGAGTAAGTAACTTTTTAGTTGAACATTTAGAAGAATTATTGAAAGTTGCAAAAATTAAACCAGTTATTAATCAATTTGAATTGCATCCAGCTTTAACTTGTAAAGAACTTGTAGATTATTGTAAAAAACATGAAATTGTTGTTGAATCATGAGGAACTCTAATTAGAGGAAAATGTTTTGAGGTTGAACAATTAAATCAATTAGCAAAAAAATATAACAAATCAGAAGCACAAATATGTTTAAAGTGAGCTGAATTAAATGATTATGTTATTATTCCAAAATCTTCAAAAAAACAAAGAGTTATAGAAAATGCAAATATTGATGACTTTACTCTTACAAAAGAAGACTTAGATTTGATTGCAACAATCAAAGAACAAAGAGATGGACCAGATCCAAGTAATTTTAACTTTTAG
- a CDS encoding cation-translocating P-type ATPase — protein MDDYLSKSIKDIANNLNSDIKKGLNDIQVENNLTKYGKNELPQGKVTPWYLVFLHSLFEPIQIILMVAAIISVVAPLIGTTWKVNLEDFIDFIVIFMIVIIDAILETFQTLKARKSMDALKSLSKPKAIVIRNGNQQEVEASSLVVGDIVVLEAGKYIPAEIRIIEANGLMIDESILTGESVPVEKTSKEIISTSILAEMKNIGFMSTFTTAGRAIGIVIKVGVDTEIGKIATSINENDEEATPLEKKLGFFTMIIALLSFSLGVIIFIALFFSGDRTAWSNYLMVAITLAIGVIPECLAAIISVTLSLSARRMADENVIVKKLKAVETLGSVNVICTDKTGTLTQNKMTVTKLVMDNKISEAKDYLKHKKDRHLDLFLKALVLCNDSVTEGDERIGDPTELALVDFAEVTGLDEQKARELYSRVNELPFDSERKMMTTVNNIDDKYNVFTKGAIDQLIKCCSKIMIDNVIRDITEEDKVELLNIAKKLSRDALRVLAFAYKTIDNQNEDLESDLTLLGAVAMIDPVRESAVSAVRQAKQAGVRVVMITGDHAVTALAIARDLELAQDETEVMSSEKLNEMDDEQLFDIIEQIRVFARVNPEHKVRIVNALQKRGNITSMTGDGVNDAPSLAKADIGVAMGITGTDVAKQAADVILIDDNFETIIKGVNEGRNVYAKIKRAITFILGVNLANVLSIFILSTINTVSPLEATNILWMNLIVESCIALAVGMGNNDPSLMKVKPIKGKNSLFKGIWFSMMKIIFFLTICSIAAFYFGMSFVDENHLKKILDTFKNDPDNIAKYADLDTATLAKEGWFQVYRNHPEIPMGLKIEIGDYGRTSIFMTITCAPCLFANFIKLSQWQTSKKINFVTNKPLIIASFIAAALNAIALFVPGINNNILNLLNTQEYFDHWYMLPVIFGLVILPTVGILLVDGVVFVSYHYFPDPWRRNQKIVKEFIEVDKAIAAAEKEKAKLKKQKQQQK, from the coding sequence GTGGATGATTATCTTTCGAAAAGTATAAAAGATATAGCAAATAATTTAAACTCAGATATTAAAAAAGGATTGAATGATATACAAGTTGAAAACAATTTAACTAAATATGGTAAAAATGAACTACCTCAAGGTAAAGTTACACCATGATATTTAGTTTTTTTACATTCCTTATTTGAACCTATTCAAATAATATTAATGGTAGCTGCAATAATTAGTGTTGTTGCTCCTTTAATTGGTACAACTTGAAAAGTGAACTTAGAAGACTTTATCGATTTTATTGTCATTTTTATGATTGTTATTATTGATGCGATTTTAGAAACATTTCAAACATTAAAAGCCAGAAAGTCAATGGATGCTTTAAAAAGTTTGTCAAAACCAAAAGCAATTGTAATAAGAAATGGAAATCAACAAGAAGTTGAAGCATCAAGTTTGGTAGTTGGAGATATTGTTGTTTTAGAAGCGGGAAAATATATTCCTGCAGAAATTAGAATAATTGAAGCGAACGGACTGATGATTGATGAATCAATTTTAACTGGAGAATCAGTTCCTGTTGAAAAAACTTCAAAAGAAATTATAAGTACAAGTATTTTAGCGGAAATGAAAAATATTGGATTTATGTCAACGTTTACAACAGCAGGAAGAGCAATTGGTATTGTTATTAAAGTTGGAGTTGACACTGAAATAGGAAAAATTGCAACTTCAATTAATGAAAATGATGAAGAAGCAACGCCATTAGAAAAAAAATTAGGATTTTTTACAATGATTATTGCATTGTTAAGCTTTTCATTAGGTGTAATCATTTTTATTGCATTATTCTTCTCTGGAGACAGAACTGCATGATCAAACTACTTAATGGTTGCAATTACACTTGCAATTGGAGTTATCCCAGAATGTTTAGCAGCAATTATTTCAGTAACTTTAAGTTTAAGCGCTAGAAGAATGGCTGATGAAAATGTTATTGTCAAAAAACTTAAAGCAGTTGAAACTCTTGGAAGTGTTAATGTAATTTGTACAGATAAAACTGGAACCTTAACTCAAAATAAAATGACAGTAACTAAATTAGTTATGGATAATAAAATATCTGAAGCAAAAGATTATTTAAAACATAAAAAAGATCGTCATTTGGATTTATTTTTAAAAGCCTTAGTTTTATGTAATGACTCAGTTACTGAAGGCGATGAAAGAATTGGGGATCCTACTGAATTAGCATTAGTTGATTTTGCAGAAGTAACCGGTTTAGATGAACAAAAAGCAAGAGAACTTTATTCAAGAGTAAATGAATTACCTTTTGATAGTGAAAGAAAAATGATGACAACTGTCAATAATATTGATGATAAATATAATGTATTTACAAAAGGAGCAATTGATCAATTAATCAAATGTTGTTCAAAAATTATGATTGATAATGTTATTAGAGACATCACAGAAGAAGATAAAGTGGAATTATTAAATATTGCTAAAAAACTTTCAAGAGATGCTTTAAGAGTTTTGGCATTCGCTTATAAAACAATTGATAATCAAAATGAAGATTTAGAATCTGATTTAACTTTATTAGGTGCTGTTGCAATGATTGACCCTGTTAGAGAATCTGCAGTTTCTGCTGTTCGTCAAGCAAAACAAGCTGGTGTTAGAGTTGTTATGATTACAGGAGATCATGCTGTAACTGCTCTTGCAATTGCAAGAGATTTAGAATTAGCACAAGACGAAACTGAAGTTATGAGTTCTGAAAAACTAAATGAAATGGATGATGAACAATTATTTGACATTATTGAACAAATTCGTGTTTTTGCAAGAGTTAATCCAGAACATAAAGTAAGAATAGTTAATGCTTTACAAAAAAGAGGAAACATTACCAGTATGACTGGGGATGGGGTAAATGATGCACCATCACTGGCAAAAGCAGATATTGGTGTTGCAATGGGAATTACAGGAACTGATGTTGCAAAACAAGCAGCTGATGTTATTTTAATTGATGATAACTTTGAAACAATTATTAAAGGTGTAAATGAAGGTAGAAACGTTTATGCAAAAATCAAAAGAGCTATTACTTTTATTCTAGGAGTTAACTTAGCAAACGTTTTATCAATATTTATTCTTTCAACAATAAATACCGTTTCTCCTTTAGAAGCTACAAATATCTTATGAATGAATTTAATAGTTGAATCATGTATTGCTTTAGCGGTTGGTATGGGAAATAATGATCCAAGTTTAATGAAAGTCAAACCAATTAAAGGTAAAAACTCCTTATTTAAAGGAATATGGTTTTCAATGATGAAAATTATCTTCTTTTTAACAATTTGTTCAATAGCTGCATTTTACTTTGGAATGTCGTTTGTTGATGAAAATCATTTAAAAAAAATACTAGATACATTTAAAAATGATCCAGATAATATTGCAAAATATGCAGATTTGGATACTGCGACTTTAGCGAAAGAAGGTTGATTCCAAGTTTATCGAAATCACCCTGAAATACCAATGGGATTAAAAATTGAAATTGGAGATTATGGAAGAACTTCAATTTTTATGACAATCACATGTGCTCCTTGTTTGTTTGCGAATTTTATTAAATTAAGTCAATGACAAACAAGTAAAAAAATCAATTTTGTAACAAATAAACCATTAATTATAGCTTCATTTATTGCAGCAGCATTAAATGCTATTGCTTTATTTGTACCGGGAATTAATAATAATATTTTAAATTTATTAAATACTCAAGAATACTTTGATCATTGATATATGCTTCCAGTTATCTTTGGGTTGGTAATATTAC
- a CDS encoding HAD-IIB family hydrolase, with amino-acid sequence MSKFKKVAASDLDGTIVKEGNILTNSNKQLIKEFMQKTNNAFTIVTGRNYFSALQHAIDLDVSLPIITTNGTSLIDPKTHQYIAQHHFTNQEGNEILDVLYENGFDFYLLNDIKIYALETIHFADKDHQEKHNFVNSLDDLTHFYKTRDELYHAIKENVKGSFTSLNVSCYSEEEYNSAMKTLSKFELATLKFDYKDLITIEIYKKGAGKDWGLKALAKYLEISEDNIYVFGDEFNDYPMFRNFKNTYAVGNAIPGIKELAKEVILPIDQDGVGKKLLELVEEFKK; translated from the coding sequence ATGAGTAAATTTAAAAAAGTTGCAGCTTCAGATCTTGATGGAACAATCGTAAAAGAAGGAAACATTTTAACAAATTCTAATAAACAATTAATTAAAGAGTTTATGCAAAAAACTAATAATGCATTTACAATTGTAACTGGAAGAAATTATTTTTCAGCACTTCAACATGCAATTGATTTAGATGTATCTTTACCAATTATTACAACAAATGGAACAAGTTTAATTGATCCAAAAACACATCAATATATTGCTCAACATCATTTTACAAATCAAGAAGGTAATGAAATATTAGATGTTTTATATGAAAATGGATTTGATTTTTATTTATTAAATGATATAAAAATATATGCTTTAGAAACAATTCATTTTGCTGATAAAGATCATCAAGAAAAACATAATTTTGTAAATTCTTTAGATGACTTAACTCATTTTTATAAAACAAGAGATGAATTATATCATGCAATCAAAGAAAATGTAAAAGGTTCATTTACTTCGTTAAATGTAAGTTGTTATAGCGAAGAAGAATATAATAGCGCAATGAAAACTTTAAGTAAATTTGAATTAGCAACTTTAAAATTTGATTATAAAGATTTAATTACAATTGAAATTTATAAAAAAGGTGCAGGAAAAGATTGAGGATTAAAAGCTTTAGCAAAATATTTGGAAATAAGTGAAGATAATATTTATGTTTTTGGTGACGAATTTAACGATTATCCAATGTTTAGAAATTTTAAAAATACTTATGCAGTAGGAAATGCGATTCCTGGTATAAAAGAATTGGCAAAAGAAGTTATTTTACCAATTGATCAAGATGGTGTTGGTAAAAAACTTTTAGAATTAGTCGAAGAATTTAAAAAATAA
- the yihA gene encoding ribosome biogenesis GTP-binding protein YihA/YsxC, which translates to MIKQAKFMKSGAAKKDWIEDNVPEICFVGRSNVGKSTFINAICNQNKLAKTSSTPGKTRLLNFFDINNSAYRIVDAPGYGYARVSFSQKEAFGIMMEEYLLNRSNLKGVCQLVDLRHKPTNDDISLYQFFKTNNIRVLIIATKKDKCKKNDIIKNEKLVKSTLDLDKNDIFLSISSVDKANLDKAIDLIEQIVLN; encoded by the coding sequence ATGATAAAACAAGCTAAGTTTATGAAATCTGGTGCTGCAAAAAAAGATTGAATCGAAGATAATGTACCAGAAATATGTTTTGTTGGAAGAAGTAATGTTGGAAAATCGACCTTTATTAATGCAATATGTAATCAAAATAAATTAGCAAAAACTAGTTCAACACCTGGAAAAACAAGATTGTTGAACTTTTTTGATATTAATAACTCAGCATATCGCATTGTTGATGCGCCAGGTTATGGTTATGCAAGAGTCAGTTTTTCTCAAAAAGAAGCTTTCGGTATAATGATGGAAGAATATCTTTTAAATCGAAGTAATTTAAAAGGAGTATGTCAATTAGTTGATTTAAGACATAAACCAACCAATGATGATATAAGTTTATATCAATTTTTTAAAACAAATAATATTAGAGTTTTAATAATCGCTACAAAAAAAGATAAATGTAAAAAAAATGATATTATAAAAAACGAAAAATTAGTAAAATCAACCTTAGATTTAGATAAAAATGATATATTTTTATCAATCTCATCGGTTGATAAAGCTAATTTAGATAAAGCGATTGATTTAATTGAACAAATTGTTTTAAATTAA
- a CDS encoding NAD(P)H-dependent oxidoreductase, translated as MKTVIVLANPNKKSFNHEIANVIIKNLKANNKDYELWDLYAEKFDPVITQEEIESFGFGTFEKSPYKDKILTLRDETDKLIVIYPLYFIDFPAILKGFFDRVFVGTIINNEDKPFEWKSVIDIDKTYIIQTSLSREWSLGKSIAKAEYDKMKKTILDRFGLFNTEVILYDHLSNSSIEDRIKFLEKVSTKVSG; from the coding sequence ATGAAAACAGTAATAGTATTAGCAAATCCTAATAAAAAGAGTTTCAATCATGAAATAGCTAATGTTATTATTAAAAATTTAAAAGCAAATAATAAGGATTATGAATTATGGGATTTATATGCTGAAAAATTTGATCCAGTAATAACTCAAGAAGAAATAGAGTCATTTGGTTTTGGAACATTTGAAAAAAGTCCATATAAAGACAAAATCTTAACTCTTAGAGACGAAACGGATAAATTAATTGTAATCTATCCCTTGTATTTTATAGATTTTCCAGCAATTTTAAAGGGTTTTTTTGATAGGGTATTTGTTGGGACTATTATTAATAATGAAGATAAACCATTCGAATGGAAATCTGTTATTGATATTGATAAAACATATATAATACAAACAAGTTTAAGTAGAGAATGATCATTAGGAAAATCAATTGCAAAAGCAGAATATGATAAAATGAAAAAAACCATCTTAGACAGATTTGGATTATTTAATACAGAAGTTATTTTATATGATCATTTATCAAATTCTTCAATTGAAGATAGAATTAAATTTTTAGAAAAAGTATCTACAAAGGTAAGCGGATAA